Below is a genomic region from Dioscorea cayenensis subsp. rotundata cultivar TDr96_F1 chromosome 14, TDr96_F1_v2_PseudoChromosome.rev07_lg8_w22 25.fasta, whole genome shotgun sequence.
CATTATAAAGGATGGAATACTTACGGTAGAGCTTTCTCCTGAGCATCCCGGAAGAACTCACAGATAAATGGGGCAGAAAGGTTCATCGAAAAGACCTATGGAAGAAACAAGAGACCTTTGAGATaaagttcatgaaaaaaattctgGGAGTGATAATGAGAACCTATACCTTATTATGGGCAGCAGCATGTTCAGCTACGAGTTGAATAGACTCTGGAGACACCGTTAAGAAAAATCCAGCAATATAGATGTATTTTGCCTTTTCAACTGCCAAGAAGTTTTAAGAACAAAATCAGTTTGAGAACTTGGAAACAACATTTCACGGTACAAATCTTTTACAAGAGCAATCCCAGGAAGTGGTAATGCTAATTACAATTAAGGACTGTAATTGAAAAGCAATCAAGGTTTTGTGGTTTAAATGGCATGGAAGGAGCTTGCAATTCAGACCAAACAATTACCTAGACTGGGAACTAGTATTTGTCACAAACGAAATGTGGCAGACAAGAAAAAAAGCTATATCATCATGGCAAGATTTTCAATGAAGAAGCTTTCATGTAATTACCAAAGGCTACCATTCTGAGAAACAGCATCAAGGAGTAAAAACACCAAAGTAAAAACTACAGAAACATAAGACAGTGAACAACAGCCTGAAACAGAACagcttttaaatattacaatcaACAAACTTCAGTTAGACTATTTCCTGACATTGATAACAGAGACAGCTTGAATATTTGGTTAATATATAAACACGTATGGCGCAAATTCTAAGTTCACCAAAATTTATCTAGAACAACTGTCCAACCAACTTTTTTGCCACCactgaaataattaattaattaaatttattaattagtcCAACCCATGACTGGAAAAAATGGTACCCAAGGCCCAGTTTTCTGGTCTCTTCAAATGCTCAGACTTGTAGCAATTGGCTGCTGATAAGTTGGCAATGAGGGACCTGTACATTAGTCAAAGCAAAGgcagaattaaaataaataataaacaacgtGCAGAAACAACAAGACTAATATGCGTAGAATATAGAATTAAAACAAACTGACCTTTCACCACCAACAACACAGACAGCACATGTACCTGTTGGGGCTGTCTCATCTTCATAATATTGTACCTGTATAAAGGTCGCTCCTACACTTGTTAAGATGATACATATGCAGAGAGCAGgcagggaaaaaaatttaataattgcaAACTTACATTAACACCTCCAGCTTTTGagtttttcttcatttcctCTCCAAATTTGTCCTTTCCAATAGAGCCCATATAACTTGTAGCACCGGGGATTTGAAGCATCCACTGGAAGAATACAGGAGACATAATATTCAATGCACATTTCTAAAGACCTTAGACATGGGAAAATGACAGAAGCACAATTAAAATAACGACCTAACCTGTGCTACCCTGATTGTATTTTGAGTTGCTCCTGCACAAGTGATGAAAATGTCATGAATCATTCTTGCAAGAAATCTTCATTGCAGAAATGCTTGAAAAACCATAAATTCTTACCTCCAGCAATGTAATCAACATTGTATTTTGTGGCTAGCTCCTCATACCTAAGATATGGACACAAAGATTTCAATCAGAAGTAAAGAGGCATCATGAAAGCATACGCAAGCATGAATTTGAGATGTTGTCAGGTCAATTGTCCTCATATGAATTTGAGCCAATATTAGAACACACACTCCAATGTCATGAATCATTCTTGCAAGATATCTTGTATCTATTCTCagcaatttgaaaaattaagaaagatTTATGGTCCTTAGTTGCGTGCCAAACATCATATTCAAGTAAAATGTAATGCATCTGACATCGAGACAGTAAACTAGACattacttttcaaaataaacaaaatgagataaagaacaaaaaaaccaaCCATAAAATGAAccaaaatatgattttgttttctggTACTAGTGCCCTTTTCAAAGTAAGAATAAGTCATGTGAACATTAATCATCAACTAAGAAAAATTACcctatacacacacacatgaatAATTTTTACTAAGTATGCATGTACAAACACATGAGAGAGGCAGAGAGCTTACATTGGCAAAATGCTTTTCCTCCGCAAGAATCGCATTGTTTAGCTTGATATCATACCTGAAGGGGaggaaattaatttaattaactttGATCACAACATAAAAGTTGTAATTGACTAATGTTtcctcaaaagaaaaaataataataataaataatggcCAGATTGTTTAGCTCTGAAACAGGAAAGCAATTCAGATAGTTGGGTTTTATaaagacatgaaaaaaaaaaattagatctaTCTAAAATATGGCAATGATGCCAAACAACAAATTGACATGACTGTAGTAAATGTGATGATAATCGATAGATAAATCATACTCAAAAATAGAAGTCagtaaagcaaaacaaaattccATTAAAAGGCTTTAAGAAATTAATTGTCGGCAAACCTACAGTCCATTATCCGATTGATTAATGACCAGCAAGTTTCAAGAGATAATCCAGATTATTAAATGTAGTCAAAACTAAGCATTTAGATGCCATGTCCAACAGAGAATGTATTCTATACACACCAATACTCAAGAATTAGGAAATAAACACTGAGCATTTAGATCTACAACAGAACAAACATATATCAAAATTATCCAACTCCGAATACAACTAAAGAGAGAAAAtgaagtaaaaataaattagctAGATCTGGATACCATTCTACATTCCAAGAAAGAAACTTTCACCCATCAGATGGCTCTTCTCCTTATTTTActctaaaaacaacaaataatactcaAAAAGAAACAAGCTTTCTACAGTCGTTGTAAAAGACAcgcataaaaaacaaaaattaaaaaatatttttaaaaaaaggaaga
It encodes:
- the LOC120276414 gene encoding LOW QUALITY PROTEIN: adenosine kinase 2-like (The sequence of the model RefSeq protein was modified relative to this genomic sequence to represent the inferred CDS: deleted 1 base in 1 codon), with the protein product MAYERILLGMGNPLLDISAVVDEDFLNRYDIKLNNAILAEEKHLPMYEELATKYNVDYIAGGATQNTIRVAQWMLQIPGATSYMGSIGKDKFGEEMKKNSKAGGVNVQYYEDETAPTGTCAVCVVGGERSLIANLSAANCYKSEHLKRPENWALVEKAKYIYIAGFFLTVSPESIQLVAEHAAAHNKVFSMNLSAPFICEFFRDAQEKALPYVDYIFGNETEARTFSKVRGWETENVEEIAVKISALPKASGTHKRITVITQGSDPVVVAEDGKVKLFPVILLPKEKLVDTNGAGDAFVGGFLSQLVQEKSIEECVRAGCYAANVIIQRSGCTYPEKPDFN